A single genomic interval of Syntrophobotulus glycolicus DSM 8271 harbors:
- a CDS encoding FadR/GntR family transcriptional regulator, whose protein sequence is MKLRPVKTRRIYEEVVEQIRMLVSEGHLKPGDRLPSERDLAERLQVSRASVREALSALEMMGLLEIRSGEGTYIKQVNIDSVVAPLAWGVSMDKNSVLELLEVRKILETRAAGLAAERAENEELREIRETLEEMQDNLAAGKLGDGADHIFHHAVARATKNHILVQLMNAISETMFQALKTFRLKLDEVEGWQERLYEEHEGIYQAILAKDQEKAALLMLEHLESVEDEYRNG, encoded by the coding sequence TTGAAACTGAGGCCGGTAAAAACGCGCAGAATATATGAAGAAGTCGTTGAACAAATCAGAATGCTGGTATCTGAGGGTCATCTTAAGCCCGGCGACCGCCTTCCTTCGGAAAGAGATCTGGCCGAAAGGCTTCAGGTTAGCAGGGCATCGGTGCGGGAAGCTCTAAGTGCTCTGGAAATGATGGGTTTATTGGAAATCAGAAGTGGTGAAGGAACATATATTAAACAAGTGAATATTGATTCCGTGGTCGCGCCTCTGGCTTGGGGCGTCTCCATGGACAAGAATTCCGTGCTGGAATTGCTCGAAGTCAGAAAGATATTGGAAACCCGAGCGGCGGGGCTGGCGGCGGAACGAGCTGAAAACGAGGAACTGCGGGAAATCCGGGAAACGCTGGAAGAAATGCAGGACAACCTTGCGGCAGGCAAGCTGGGAGATGGGGCCGATCATATTTTTCATCATGCGGTAGCCAGGGCAACCAAAAATCATATTCTTGTCCAGTTGATGAATGCCATTTCAGAAACCATGTTTCAGGCGCTCAAGACATTCAGGCTAAAGCTGGATGAAGTTGAAGGATGGCAAGAAAGGCTTTATGAAGAACATGAAGGGATCTATCAGGCTATTTTGGCTAAAGATCAAGAAAAAGCGGCACTTTTGATGCTGGAGCATCTGGAAAGTGTAGAAGATGAATATCGAAATGGTTGA
- a CDS encoding FadR/GntR family transcriptional regulator gives MDVDLKPIRTKKIYEEIVEQIKELITDGQLKPGDKLPSERTLVESFRVSRASIREALSALEMMGMVEVKTGEGTFIRQIKSDLLVAPLVWALSIDKGSVIELLEVRNMLEVQMVGFAAERATMEEIGELGTILNNMGGDHAKPEIMSESADINFHYKIALASHNNIVIRLMDTIMDNVHQMMRISRSKLYEDPKTVGMIYSEHVNIFEAIKSKDVVNAQKWMLRHLQTVERELFH, from the coding sequence ATGGATGTTGATCTGAAACCGATAAGAACAAAAAAAATCTATGAAGAAATTGTTGAACAAATAAAAGAACTGATTACTGACGGGCAATTGAAACCGGGAGACAAACTCCCTTCGGAAAGAACCTTAGTCGAAAGTTTTCGGGTCAGCAGGGCTTCCATCAGAGAAGCTCTGAGCGCTCTGGAAATGATGGGCATGGTTGAAGTGAAGACCGGGGAAGGGACATTTATCAGACAGATTAAATCTGATTTGCTTGTGGCCCCATTGGTGTGGGCATTATCCATTGACAAGGGTTCGGTCATTGAATTATTGGAAGTCCGCAATATGCTTGAAGTGCAGATGGTAGGGTTTGCCGCGGAAAGAGCCACCATGGAGGAGATCGGGGAACTGGGGACAATTTTGAACAACATGGGCGGCGATCATGCCAAACCGGAAATCATGAGTGAGAGTGCTGATATTAATTTTCACTATAAAATAGCCCTGGCTTCCCACAACAATATTGTCATTCGGTTGATGGACACCATTATGGATAATGTGCATCAAATGATGAGAATAAGCAGAAGTAAATTGTATGAAGATCCTAAGACGGTGGGAATGATATACTCAGAGCATGTGAATATTTTCGAGGCGATCAAGTCTAAAGATGTGGTTAACGCTCAGAAGTGGATGCTCCGGCATCTGCAGACCGTGGAAAGGGAATTATTTCATTAG
- a CDS encoding 4Fe-4S binding protein has protein sequence MALNDCQMIFHPGNCLNTKKPYPKQCRQCLLYCPHEAITEDMQIKKSKCTECGVCMSVCPSDGFVDKEMDKLRDYIFNREKVILNCPQAQSKGHEIACIGMLDEEAWLTLMILAQEKDVRILTGDCGKCDDRQACVVSVTSLKKIHAQWPDHPQIKIEIAPAGSGEGGKREMPEEVPENGEEAGSAAGWREQGKEKVKALIPSIVGEETYLIPRTRQWLAQALKQYPDFRIQYEAVKVDDKCTNCGVCVKICPQDALQLVQREGRIRLIYQADRCVHCKRCVEICGPEAMTLEPISFSHKLLTGKILLRESLPRYCSKCGKQIFHNIEPRLCMQCAAKNPELKGILY, from the coding sequence ATGGCTTTAAATGATTGTCAGATGATTTTCCATCCGGGCAACTGCCTGAATACGAAGAAGCCATACCCTAAACAGTGCAGGCAGTGTTTGCTGTATTGTCCCCATGAGGCGATTACCGAAGACATGCAGATAAAAAAAAGCAAATGTACTGAATGCGGGGTATGTATGTCAGTTTGCCCCAGTGACGGTTTTGTTGACAAGGAAATGGATAAACTGCGGGACTATATTTTTAATCGTGAAAAAGTCATCCTGAACTGTCCTCAGGCCCAGTCCAAGGGCCATGAAATCGCTTGTATCGGCATGCTTGATGAGGAGGCTTGGCTGACCTTAATGATTTTAGCTCAAGAAAAGGATGTGAGAATCCTAACCGGGGATTGCGGAAAATGTGATGACCGCCAGGCCTGTGTCGTTAGTGTGACCAGTCTCAAGAAGATTCATGCTCAATGGCCGGATCATCCTCAAATCAAGATCGAGATAGCCCCTGCCGGCAGCGGGGAGGGCGGTAAGCGGGAAATGCCGGAAGAAGTCCCTGAAAACGGGGAAGAAGCCGGGAGTGCGGCAGGCTGGAGAGAACAAGGCAAAGAGAAGGTCAAAGCCTTGATTCCTTCTATTGTCGGAGAGGAAACATACCTGATTCCGCGGACCAGGCAATGGCTGGCCCAGGCTTTAAAACAATATCCGGATTTCAGGATTCAATATGAAGCCGTCAAAGTAGACGACAAATGTACGAACTGTGGGGTATGTGTCAAAATTTGCCCCCAGGATGCTTTGCAGCTTGTGCAGAGAGAAGGAAGGATCAGGCTGATCTATCAGGCCGACAGGTGTGTTCATTGCAAGAGGTGTGTAGAGATCTGCGGTCCGGAGGCGATGACACTGGAACCGATCAGTTTCAGTCATAAGCTTTTGACAGGCAAGATTCTGCTCAGGGAATCGCTTCCCCGCTATTGCAGTAAATGCGGCAAACAAATTTTTCATAATATAGAACCGAGGCTCTGTATGCAATGCGCTGCCAAAAATCCTGAATTGAAAGGGATTCTTTATTAG
- a CDS encoding NAD(P)/FAD-dependent oxidoreductase, whose protein sequence is MTKELIVIGGGAAGIMAAGRAASEGTEVILCEKMSRLGSKIAISGKGRCNITNAGDIRSFIENFPGNGKFLFASFKEFDNEALRNFFAEFGVETKVERGGRVFPVSDQAEAVVHALGKYAEQSGVKVRLRTKVAKILIENNTVVGVEVEESSGGKKKIPAGAVIVSTGGASFPGTGSTGDGYKIAAEAGHHLIEPLPSLVPMRVLEDWPKELQGLALKNVAVSLWAGDKKKAEEFGEMLFTHFGVSGPIILTLSRFAVKELQAGKRISLRLNMKPALREEQLDLRLQRDFAKFSNKQLKNALNDLLPKSMIPVLIRLSQIDQDKQVHHISRSERMRLVKLLQDLRMTVTGTLGMGAAIVTSGGVDVKEINPATMESKLVKGLFWAGEVIDIDGITGGYNLQAAFSTGFKAGKSAAQYLKTKV, encoded by the coding sequence ATGACTAAGGAGTTAATCGTAATCGGCGGCGGGGCGGCGGGCATTATGGCAGCCGGCCGTGCCGCATCCGAAGGCACAGAGGTTATTCTGTGTGAGAAGATGTCAAGGCTCGGCAGTAAGATAGCGATTTCCGGAAAAGGAAGATGCAATATTACAAATGCCGGAGATATACGCAGTTTTATCGAAAATTTCCCCGGCAATGGGAAATTTCTTTTTGCTTCCTTCAAAGAGTTTGATAATGAGGCCCTGCGGAACTTCTTTGCCGAATTCGGAGTGGAGACAAAGGTTGAACGTGGCGGCCGGGTTTTTCCCGTTTCTGATCAGGCCGAGGCTGTCGTCCATGCTCTGGGGAAATACGCCGAACAAAGCGGAGTGAAGGTACGGTTAAGGACAAAGGTTGCCAAGATCCTTATTGAGAACAATACTGTAGTCGGAGTGGAAGTGGAGGAGAGCAGCGGCGGAAAAAAGAAAATCCCGGCCGGCGCCGTGATCGTATCTACCGGCGGAGCTTCTTTCCCCGGAACGGGTTCGACCGGAGATGGATATAAGATTGCGGCAGAGGCCGGTCATCATCTCATTGAGCCCCTGCCTTCTCTGGTGCCGATGCGTGTTTTGGAAGACTGGCCCAAGGAGCTTCAGGGCTTGGCTTTAAAGAATGTAGCTGTTTCCCTGTGGGCAGGAGATAAAAAGAAGGCTGAAGAGTTCGGGGAAATGCTTTTTACGCATTTTGGCGTTTCAGGGCCGATTATCCTCACCTTAAGCAGGTTTGCCGTCAAGGAGCTGCAGGCCGGTAAAAGAATTTCCCTCAGGTTGAATATGAAGCCTGCTCTACGTGAGGAGCAGCTTGATCTGAGGCTGCAGCGTGATTTTGCCAAATTCAGCAATAAGCAGTTAAAAAACGCTTTAAATGACCTTCTGCCTAAAAGTATGATCCCAGTCTTGATCAGGCTTTCACAAATTGACCAGGATAAACAGGTTCATCATATCAGCCGGAGTGAAAGAATGCGATTAGTCAAGCTCCTGCAGGACCTTAGAATGACCGTAACTGGTACATTGGGAATGGGAGCGGCAATCGTAACCAGCGGGGGTGTGGATGTCAAAGAAATTAATCCGGCCACGATGGAATCAAAGCTGGTCAAAGGACTGTTCTGGGCAGGGGAAGTCATCGATATTGACGGGATTACCGGAGGATACAATTTACAGGCGGCTTTCTCCACTGGTTTTAAGGCTGGAAAATCAGCGGCTCAATATCTGAAAACCAAGGTCTAA
- the aroH gene encoding chorismate mutase, with product MRGIRGATTVEENTSAAIRESARELIQSIVTENELDVEDIVSIIFSVSPELNSEFPAAGIRELDGEWRYVPFFCTTEIPVPNGIDKCIRVLVHVNTGKSLKQIKHIYLKRAEKLRPDLLGSKQDNP from the coding sequence ATGAGAGGAATCAGAGGAGCAACAACTGTTGAAGAAAACACGTCTGCTGCAATCAGAGAGTCGGCCAGAGAATTGATTCAGAGCATCGTGACGGAGAATGAACTGGATGTTGAAGATATTGTAAGCATCATTTTTTCGGTAAGCCCGGAGTTGAATTCAGAGTTTCCGGCCGCGGGGATTCGGGAGCTTGATGGGGAATGGAGGTATGTTCCGTTTTTCTGCACAACGGAAATCCCGGTTCCCAACGGTATTGACAAGTGTATTCGTGTTTTGGTCCATGTCAATACCGGTAAGAGTTTAAAACAAATCAAACATATTTATTTAAAAAGGGCGGAGAAGCTCAGACCTGACTTGTTGGGAAGTAAACAGGATAATCCCTGA
- a CDS encoding CPBP family intramembrane glutamic endopeptidase, translated as MKLNRKVLGMVLLGIAAVFAGMILINGIIFSFFTQGKTGYYLSLFFSNSLFILLILGIMRNQNININDIGWRKTKLVPALKNIVLMWFATWICYFLYLIVLALAGFTPQENGLYEMLADPTGVNLVINLLAIVVVAPLVEETLFRGLLFGSLFPYFGKWVSIVVSSALFSALHFDPVGFFPRFVLGICLGYLYVKNDSLFPAMGLHGLNNFVALMLVYLVN; from the coding sequence ATGAAATTAAACCGTAAAGTTTTAGGTATGGTATTACTGGGGATTGCCGCTGTTTTTGCAGGAATGATCCTGATTAATGGGATAATTTTTTCTTTTTTCACCCAAGGCAAAACAGGCTATTATCTTTCACTCTTTTTTTCCAATTCCTTATTTATCCTGCTTATTCTCGGTATAATGAGAAATCAAAATATTAATATTAATGATATTGGCTGGAGAAAAACAAAACTGGTTCCTGCTTTGAAAAATATCGTCTTGATGTGGTTTGCTACCTGGATCTGTTATTTCCTTTATTTGATCGTTTTAGCTCTCGCAGGTTTTACACCTCAGGAAAATGGTCTTTATGAAATGCTTGCCGATCCGACGGGGGTCAATTTAGTCATTAATCTGCTCGCTATTGTGGTCGTCGCGCCGCTTGTAGAAGAGACATTATTCAGAGGCCTGCTTTTTGGCAGTTTATTTCCCTATTTCGGAAAATGGGTCTCAATCGTTGTCAGTTCTGCGTTGTTTTCAGCACTTCATTTCGATCCCGTCGGGTTTTTCCCGCGGTTTGTACTGGGAATTTGTTTGGGTTATCTATATGTCAAAAATGATTCTCTGTTTCCCGCCATGGGTTTGCACGGACTAAATAACTTTGTGGCATTAATGCTGGTTTATTTAGTAAATTAA
- the cmk gene encoding (d)CMP kinase → MQIAIDGPAGAGKSTVAKIVADRLGIPYLDTGSMYRAIAYQVLKSGISAENEEETVKIASAANISLDHLNNRIYCDGQDVTNEIRSAEVTSAVSIISAYPGVRKRLVELQREEAAKGNVVMDGRDIGTVVLPQAPVKIFLTASLAERAKRRWHELQKAGKAAIYETIYCDIEKRDANDRSREYSPLKVAEDAFVLDTTAMTVQEAADCIVDIIRRQGN, encoded by the coding sequence ATGCAAATAGCGATAGATGGTCCTGCCGGTGCCGGTAAAAGTACAGTCGCCAAAATCGTTGCCGACAGATTGGGTATTCCTTATTTGGATACGGGCTCAATGTACAGAGCGATTGCTTATCAGGTTTTAAAGTCAGGGATTTCGGCTGAAAATGAAGAGGAAACAGTAAAAATCGCTTCTGCCGCGAATATTTCCCTTGACCATTTAAATAATCGAATCTATTGTGACGGGCAGGACGTGACCAATGAGATCAGAAGTGCGGAGGTCACTTCCGCCGTGTCCATCATTTCCGCGTATCCCGGAGTGAGAAAGCGTCTGGTTGAGCTTCAGCGCGAGGAAGCAGCCAAAGGCAATGTGGTCATGGACGGCAGAGATATTGGCACTGTTGTTTTACCGCAAGCCCCGGTCAAGATCTTTTTGACGGCTTCTTTGGCCGAAAGAGCAAAAAGAAGGTGGCATGAACTGCAAAAAGCCGGTAAGGCCGCCATTTATGAAACCATTTATTGCGATATAGAGAAAAGGGATGCCAATGATCGTTCGCGGGAGTATTCTCCGTTAAAGGTTGCCGAAGACGCGTTTGTTCTGGACACAACGGCAATGACTGTGCAAGAGGCGGCGGATTGTATTGTTGACATCATTAGGAGGCAGGGGAATTGA
- a CDS encoding lysophospholipid acyltransferase family protein produces the protein MSLYKVARAVLRVLLRFKGYQVEGRENFPEKGPVIIAANHLSLWDPVVVGCAIDRTVFYMAKEELFQVPFLGWLLTKLKSFPVKRGQGDIAAIRRALAVLKEGHVLGVFPEGKRSVSGEMQEAMAGIALIMEKSKAPVVPVKVWDAGREDGKKRGSFKVVIGRPIYPEKIMIPEKEENRRNWLANHIMTFVQEM, from the coding sequence TTGAGTTTGTACAAGGTCGCCAGGGCGGTGCTGCGGGTACTGCTCCGGTTTAAAGGATATCAGGTCGAGGGCAGGGAAAATTTCCCGGAAAAAGGCCCGGTCATTATCGCGGCCAATCATTTAAGCCTTTGGGACCCGGTAGTGGTTGGTTGTGCCATAGATCGGACAGTATTTTATATGGCAAAAGAAGAATTATTTCAGGTGCCTTTTTTAGGGTGGCTTCTCACCAAATTGAAGTCTTTTCCGGTAAAAAGGGGACAAGGCGATATCGCGGCTATCCGCAGAGCCCTTGCGGTTTTAAAGGAAGGTCACGTTTTAGGTGTGTTTCCTGAAGGGAAAAGGTCCGTATCAGGAGAGATGCAGGAAGCGATGGCCGGTATCGCCTTAATTATGGAGAAGAGTAAAGCTCCGGTGGTTCCGGTTAAGGTTTGGGATGCGGGAAGAGAGGACGGGAAAAAAAGAGGATCTTTTAAAGTTGTGATCGGGAGACCGATTTATCCTGAGAAAATTATGATTCCGGAAAAAGAAGAAAACAGGAGAAATTGGCTGGCTAATCATATCATGACATTTGTTCAGGAGATGTGA
- a CDS encoding bifunctional 4-hydroxy-3-methylbut-2-enyl diphosphate reductase/30S ribosomal protein S1: MEIIRADKAGFCFGVKRAIEMAAKASKNGDAASLGPLIHNQQVVDYLTGQGIQVIDSIEELQPGAQLIIRSHGIAPAGYESAAHKNIPLIDATCPFVQKAQRLAAEASKSNMLIVVGDRNHPEVQGILGWAGSHSRVVETLEEAQRLSFFSKLAVLAQTTLPRSTFLEIVEELKSHTEQLIIYDTICNATSERQDSAAEVSERADLMIVVGGRHSSNTRKLESICGKKCPTHLIETADELQQIWFADVRKAGLTAGASTPDWIIEEVYKRMSEILENKDNEETMENFEGSLPELYRGALVKGTVVKMTHDEVYVDISWKSEGVIPQGELSAVRGTRPEEVVKLGDEIEVVVLRLENEDGHPVLSKRRANEIKAREVLAKAAETKEEIQAVAVEVVKGGLLVDLGMRGFVPASQIQPDFVADLNQFVGQTLRLRIIEFDEGKKKLVLSQKAILAEEREQEKEKLFATIKEGDVVQGVVRRLTDFGAFIDLGGVDGLLHVSDMAFSRVSNPSDIVNIGDEVEVQIISVDQSKGRISLGLKQLKTNPWDQAGTKYPVGSTVQAKVVRIAVFGAFVQLEDGIDALIHISQLADRRVGKVDEVVKIGDVIEAKIIECKPEEKRISLSIRELIADKQNADAQEDLENQPEIKEVTIGEAVLSADENEQ, translated from the coding sequence TTGGAAATCATCCGGGCAGATAAAGCAGGTTTCTGTTTTGGGGTCAAAAGAGCCATTGAAATGGCCGCAAAGGCCTCGAAAAACGGAGATGCAGCATCACTCGGCCCGCTCATTCATAACCAGCAGGTGGTCGATTATCTTACCGGGCAAGGAATTCAAGTCATCGATTCTATTGAAGAGCTTCAGCCGGGTGCCCAGCTGATTATCAGGTCACACGGGATTGCGCCTGCAGGCTATGAGTCTGCAGCCCATAAAAATATTCCGCTAATCGACGCAACCTGCCCTTTTGTGCAGAAAGCCCAAAGATTAGCGGCAGAGGCATCGAAAAGCAATATGCTGATTGTGGTAGGGGACCGCAATCATCCTGAGGTTCAGGGAATACTCGGTTGGGCCGGGAGCCATTCCCGGGTAGTTGAAACCTTGGAAGAAGCCCAGCGCTTATCTTTCTTTTCCAAGCTTGCTGTTTTAGCCCAGACTACCCTGCCCAGGAGCACTTTTCTGGAGATTGTGGAGGAACTGAAGAGCCATACGGAGCAACTGATCATTTATGATACAATTTGCAACGCAACATCGGAACGTCAGGATTCGGCGGCAGAAGTTTCCGAAAGGGCGGATCTGATGATTGTCGTGGGTGGAAGGCACAGTTCAAACACACGGAAATTGGAATCCATTTGCGGCAAAAAATGCCCTACGCATTTAATTGAAACAGCAGACGAATTGCAACAAATCTGGTTTGCAGATGTCCGCAAGGCGGGCTTAACCGCCGGGGCGTCTACGCCGGATTGGATTATTGAGGAGGTTTATAAAAGAATGTCGGAAATACTTGAAAACAAAGACAATGAAGAAACCATGGAGAATTTTGAAGGCAGTCTCCCTGAATTATATAGAGGGGCATTGGTCAAAGGCACCGTTGTGAAGATGACTCATGATGAAGTTTACGTGGATATTTCATGGAAGTCCGAAGGGGTGATTCCGCAGGGAGAACTGTCCGCTGTCAGGGGGACCCGTCCGGAAGAAGTGGTCAAGCTTGGGGATGAAATCGAAGTCGTTGTCCTGAGACTGGAAAATGAAGATGGTCATCCGGTCCTGTCCAAGCGGAGGGCTAACGAAATTAAAGCCAGAGAAGTGCTGGCAAAAGCTGCGGAAACCAAAGAAGAGATTCAGGCGGTAGCTGTTGAAGTTGTCAAGGGGGGACTGCTTGTTGACCTTGGCATGCGCGGTTTTGTGCCCGCTTCCCAGATTCAGCCTGATTTTGTTGCTGATCTCAACCAGTTTGTCGGTCAGACGTTAAGACTCAGAATCATTGAATTTGATGAAGGGAAGAAAAAACTCGTTCTGTCCCAGAAGGCGATTCTGGCTGAGGAAAGAGAACAGGAAAAGGAAAAGCTCTTTGCGACCATCAAAGAAGGCGATGTTGTTCAGGGCGTCGTACGCAGATTGACGGACTTTGGGGCCTTTATTGATCTGGGCGGTGTCGATGGTCTCCTGCATGTTTCGGATATGGCTTTTTCCAGAGTCAGCAACCCTTCGGATATTGTCAATATCGGTGATGAAGTTGAGGTTCAAATCATTTCTGTTGATCAGTCCAAAGGAAGAATATCCCTGGGACTGAAGCAATTGAAAACAAATCCCTGGGACCAGGCCGGTACCAAATATCCCGTCGGCTCGACGGTTCAGGCTAAAGTCGTCCGGATCGCTGTTTTTGGAGCTTTTGTTCAACTGGAAGACGGGATAGACGCTCTGATCCATATTTCTCAGCTTGCCGACCGCCGTGTGGGTAAAGTCGATGAAGTTGTTAAAATCGGCGATGTCATTGAAGCCAAGATTATTGAATGTAAACCCGAAGAGAAAAGAATCAGTCTCAGTATACGGGAGCTTATTGCTGATAAACAGAATGCTGATGCTCAGGAAGATTTGGAAAATCAACCTGAAATCAAAGAGGTTACCATAGGTGAAGCCGTGTTATCCGCAGATGAAAACGAACAATAG
- the ftsW gene encoding putative lipid II flippase FtsW, with protein MVSFKKPNKPDFILLFTALSILAIGLIMVLSASSVLAFNKEDNSYHYFFLQLRWASLGMIAAGAALVIPYRHLKKFAGAGVIVSIFLLILVELTADPVKGSARWLELGFFSVQPSEIAKLTLIIFFAYVLAKYPVKTAKDLIIPGSFMLVVLFLVYKQPDLGTAIVIAASCGAMLLLTELPTLYFVTVIPPVSIIMYILIRTTEYQWERVIGWLHPWENAGKLGYQLVQAQIAFGSGGLFGIGIGRSVQKYGFLPENYTDTIFAMIGEEFGFFGTVFVVGLFMLLIARGYIISKECPDKFGRFLGFGLTTVLAIQTVVNLCVVTGLSPVTGITLPLISYGGSSLIITMLEIGILLNISCYRENKQAVRNINPKGKFRPGDSFSSRG; from the coding sequence ATGGTCAGTTTTAAGAAACCAAACAAACCTGATTTCATTTTGCTTTTTACGGCATTAAGCATTTTAGCAATAGGGTTAATCATGGTTTTAAGTGCAAGTTCGGTGCTGGCCTTTAACAAAGAAGACAATTCCTATCACTATTTTTTTCTGCAGCTACGCTGGGCGTCACTGGGTATGATCGCTGCTGGAGCAGCTTTGGTCATCCCCTACAGGCACTTGAAAAAATTCGCGGGAGCGGGAGTGATCGTCAGTATATTTTTGTTAATTCTGGTTGAACTGACCGCTGACCCGGTAAAAGGATCGGCCCGCTGGCTTGAACTGGGGTTCTTTTCCGTGCAGCCCTCGGAAATCGCCAAATTAACTCTGATCATTTTTTTTGCCTATGTTCTGGCAAAATACCCTGTAAAAACAGCGAAGGACTTGATCATTCCGGGAAGCTTTATGCTGGTTGTTCTATTCCTTGTCTATAAGCAGCCTGATCTGGGCACGGCGATAGTGATTGCCGCTTCTTGCGGGGCAATGCTGCTGTTGACCGAACTGCCCACTCTTTATTTTGTTACGGTTATTCCGCCTGTTTCCATCATCATGTATATCCTGATCAGAACCACAGAATATCAATGGGAGCGTGTGATTGGCTGGCTTCATCCCTGGGAGAATGCGGGCAAGCTCGGATATCAGCTCGTACAGGCCCAAATTGCTTTTGGCTCGGGAGGCTTATTTGGGATTGGCATAGGCAGAAGTGTGCAAAAGTATGGCTTTCTTCCCGAAAACTATACCGATACAATCTTTGCCATGATCGGAGAAGAATTTGGTTTTTTCGGTACGGTTTTTGTCGTCGGCTTATTTATGCTGCTCATTGCCAGGGGCTATATCATTTCTAAAGAGTGTCCGGATAAGTTCGGAAGATTTTTAGGGTTCGGACTGACTACGGTACTGGCGATTCAGACTGTAGTTAATCTTTGTGTTGTCACGGGTTTGAGCCCGGTTACAGGGATTACGCTTCCTTTGATTTCCTATGGGGGCAGCTCACTGATCATCACGATGCTTGAGATCGGGATACTTTTGAATATCTCCTGCTACAGGGAGAACAAACAGGCAGTAAGGAACATCAATCCTAAAGGTAAATTTCGGCCCGGTGATTCTTTCAGCTCAAGGGGATGA